The Thermoplasma acidophilum DSM 1728 genome includes a window with the following:
- the cbiE gene encoding precorrin-6y C5,15-methyltransferase (decarboxylating) subunit CbiE, translated as MAMIDEIRRMLVVSISKRGSEVASRISTVMRSRGHIVDAFCRYHVDGCDILSDPVKVFLADNLRRYDAAVLVMSLPGFYRISADLMIEKNHDVPVVVVDDAGRFAVAASAGHAGGSDELAAYIAGIIDGQAVITDGIESGGRVSVEKIARSLLATIANPECIIPVNAAIANGEHVPVIFRSKKRSMLRRLFAESSDEKHGYAIVLADEPGEDANTCYLIPDDISIGIGFNSSADAELISACLERFLEEAGLAWEDIDYVSSIKDLPDVSIIRKGTRFVKFDPADIRDIDPEMLTHVSDKARDVFGVPGVAEPCAIRSLGPGSKIFLPFRSCGRSVTLAAARRRKLFSGHISFIGVGPSDPDLMTMKARRAIVASDIVAGYQMPLDIAKSMLWNKPKVVFHWKEQQRYVDEVIDLYEKGYRIAYLFTGDSCFTESELIRRFTSKCRNFDIIPGISSVQAASSITGMAIEMAGIISFHVTGDIEDRKADLLRTISERKRAIIIPRPYDFMPKDIAKFLTDRGFGDLPAVVIERATAADERRTASFLKDLIGSDFSDISIMVVGKPVIA; from the coding sequence ATGGCCATGATCGATGAGATCAGAAGAATGCTCGTGGTATCGATATCCAAGAGGGGATCCGAAGTTGCATCGCGCATCTCCACAGTAATGAGGTCTCGCGGGCATATAGTGGATGCTTTCTGCAGGTATCACGTAGATGGCTGTGATATATTAAGCGATCCAGTCAAGGTGTTTCTTGCGGATAACCTGCGCAGGTACGATGCGGCGGTGCTTGTGATGTCCCTTCCCGGATTTTACAGGATATCTGCGGATCTCATGATAGAGAAGAACCATGACGTTCCCGTGGTTGTGGTGGACGATGCAGGAAGGTTTGCGGTTGCTGCCTCTGCCGGTCATGCCGGCGGTTCAGACGAACTTGCCGCTTATATAGCTGGCATAATCGATGGCCAGGCGGTGATCACAGACGGCATAGAATCAGGTGGAAGAGTCTCGGTCGAAAAAATCGCAAGATCGTTGCTTGCGACGATCGCAAACCCGGAATGCATCATACCGGTCAATGCAGCGATAGCCAACGGCGAACACGTGCCTGTGATATTCCGATCGAAAAAGAGATCGATGCTACGCCGCCTCTTTGCAGAAAGCTCGGATGAAAAACACGGTTATGCCATAGTGCTGGCTGACGAGCCGGGAGAGGATGCGAACACCTGCTACCTGATACCGGACGATATCTCCATAGGCATCGGCTTCAATAGCAGTGCAGATGCTGAACTTATATCCGCGTGCCTTGAAAGATTCCTTGAAGAGGCCGGGCTGGCATGGGAAGACATCGACTACGTTTCCAGCATCAAGGATCTTCCAGACGTATCGATAATAAGAAAAGGCACGAGGTTTGTGAAGTTCGATCCCGCCGATATCAGGGACATTGACCCGGAGATGCTGACGCACGTATCGGATAAAGCGAGAGACGTATTCGGTGTACCAGGTGTGGCTGAACCATGCGCAATCAGATCGCTCGGCCCTGGTTCGAAAATATTCCTGCCGTTCAGATCATGCGGCAGATCCGTGACGCTGGCCGCGGCGAGGCGCAGAAAATTATTTTCCGGCCACATTTCGTTCATAGGCGTCGGGCCATCTGATCCGGATCTGATGACGATGAAGGCGAGAAGGGCCATTGTTGCATCCGATATCGTTGCCGGATACCAGATGCCTCTAGATATAGCGAAGAGCATGCTGTGGAACAAGCCAAAGGTCGTATTCCACTGGAAGGAACAGCAGAGATATGTGGACGAGGTCATCGATCTCTACGAAAAAGGATACAGAATAGCCTATCTCTTCACTGGCGATTCGTGCTTCACGGAATCGGAGCTCATAAGGCGGTTCACCTCAAAATGCAGAAATTTTGACATAATACCGGGCATCAGTTCTGTACAGGCCGCATCCAGCATAACTGGCATGGCGATAGAGATGGCCGGCATCATATCCTTCCATGTGACGGGGGATATCGAGGATCGGAAGGCGGATCTTCTCAGAACGATTTCGGAGAGGAAGAGAGCGATAATAATACCGCGCCCGTACGACTTCATGCCAAAGGACATCGCGAAGTTCCTCACTGATAGGGGTTTTGGTGATCTTCCTGCGGTTGTCATAGAAAGAGCAACGGCAGCTGATGAGAGGCGGACAGCTTCATTCCTCAAGGATCTAATCGGATCAGATTTTTCGGATATCTCCATAATGGTCGTGGGCAAACCCGTCATTGCATAA
- a CDS encoding amino acid permease has product MAYREDSEARKLGTWDLVFQGLGQITPITILSGLIVSIVGLSGINAPLAMLISFVAVVLAANTIYQFSGIISHAGGYYAYVEHGLGRHVGKFTGLQYLLYQASNLALEYLIVIWGFSKSLNYAFGTSLPVWSGMVWMGSMMALSYVLMRRGAKPSLRLALILGSIQIAFVAILSMIIIPSADDNTVQAFIPSSGSGWTGVFLGFIVGGYLAFAGYGSVVPMGEEARSPRKTIKKAIIAIVVMAGAIFVLGSYAMVVGFGLSNLGNFSSSIIPGLIVARRFTGLAGAVIFIVVSTFLSTYGTVIGMGTPMTRVMYALGRDRVLPGWLGRIDGRGVPARSIDMTYAISAVSAAMLGTYFYLADGFYAGLFYAWAIFGTIATLSTLLIHILTNTSLSVSSVKRRSGNFIFWIALPSLTTILMITAYYYSLIGMTMPYLIAPIVFAAWIVISALILMARKDEYASIDFSPSMEHMGAGTGDE; this is encoded by the coding sequence ATGGCGTATCGGGAGGATTCTGAAGCAAGAAAATTGGGCACGTGGGATCTGGTCTTTCAGGGCCTGGGTCAGATCACGCCTATAACGATATTGTCGGGCCTCATAGTGAGCATCGTTGGGCTCTCAGGAATCAATGCACCCCTTGCAATGCTCATTTCTTTCGTTGCTGTGGTACTGGCTGCGAACACGATATATCAGTTCTCAGGCATAATCAGCCATGCTGGAGGATACTATGCTTACGTTGAACATGGCCTTGGCAGGCATGTGGGCAAATTCACAGGCTTGCAGTACCTGCTGTACCAGGCGTCAAATCTTGCTCTTGAGTATCTAATCGTAATATGGGGATTTTCAAAATCTCTGAACTACGCGTTCGGTACATCCCTTCCGGTTTGGTCTGGTATGGTGTGGATGGGATCGATGATGGCCCTTTCCTACGTGCTCATGAGGAGAGGCGCAAAACCATCCCTCAGGCTCGCACTGATACTCGGATCGATACAGATTGCATTTGTTGCCATATTGTCGATGATAATCATACCGTCCGCTGATGATAACACGGTGCAGGCATTCATTCCGTCCTCCGGTTCTGGATGGACTGGCGTCTTCCTAGGATTCATAGTTGGCGGATATCTTGCATTCGCCGGCTATGGATCTGTTGTGCCGATGGGGGAGGAGGCGAGATCTCCAAGGAAAACCATAAAGAAGGCCATAATAGCAATTGTGGTGATGGCTGGAGCGATCTTTGTCCTGGGATCCTATGCTATGGTAGTGGGCTTCGGACTAAGCAATCTAGGAAACTTCTCCTCTTCGATCATACCTGGCCTGATAGTGGCGAGGCGCTTCACCGGCCTTGCAGGTGCCGTTATATTCATCGTTGTGAGCACTTTTCTCTCAACTTACGGTACAGTCATCGGCATGGGAACGCCAATGACGCGAGTCATGTACGCGCTTGGAAGGGACAGAGTGCTTCCTGGATGGCTGGGCAGGATCGATGGACGTGGAGTGCCGGCAAGAAGCATCGACATGACGTATGCAATATCTGCAGTTTCAGCTGCGATGCTCGGTACCTACTTTTACCTCGCAGATGGCTTTTACGCAGGCCTTTTCTATGCATGGGCAATATTCGGAACCATAGCAACGCTGTCCACGCTGCTGATACACATACTGACGAATACATCGCTATCAGTATCCTCTGTGAAAAGGCGATCTGGAAACTTCATCTTCTGGATCGCTTTGCCATCGCTGACCACCATCCTGATGATCACGGCGTATTATTATTCGTTGATCGGCATGACCATGCCGTATCTCATCGCACCCATTGTTTTTGCAGCCTGGATAGTGATATCAGCGCTTATACTCATGGCCAGGAAAGATGAATATGCCAGTATCGATTTCTCTCCTTCAATGGAACACATGGGTGCAGGTACGGGTGATGAGTGA
- a CDS encoding amidohydrolase, protein MPLVFDTLITNARIFGHEDADTIAIDRGRIVYVGRDHGLEAKNTFDLSGGYVLPGFIDSHAHLLSTGLEQTRLNLFEYEAKIEAIDAIRRYAEKHDKVVAYRWDESRWRDDPTYITASDLDGIVKPVVAFRRDGHMAVANDQAMRSIGQHRPDGIFREEDMQMLDPLVKPGEEEYVQALQTAIGISASLGITGVRDIVDRATYDAYRRIKSNVRIFKVIYAEDLFAGFGSDPSDWGVKTFLDGSLGARTAAHEGWDTKNLKMSEQQFERFCEGTWSRNLPVAVHAIGDLAVRVAAETMHRHAGRQRNSIEHFELVEDGVLDIIDANTIVSAQPNFLEWAGHGGMYQDRLGESWLYRNNPYRDILDKGLKLAFGSDSMPLGPMYGIHYAVNSEFSQQRITFDEAVRSYSEAGSYLIGAENWIGRIETGYSADFAVFNERNIEDRRRLKEAKPLMTIVHGNTIYDASRVDS, encoded by the coding sequence ATGCCCCTGGTCTTCGATACCCTGATCACGAATGCAAGGATATTCGGCCATGAGGATGCAGACACGATAGCCATAGACAGAGGAAGGATAGTGTACGTCGGCAGGGATCATGGCTTGGAAGCTAAGAATACCTTCGATCTGTCAGGCGGATACGTTCTGCCGGGCTTCATAGATTCCCATGCACATCTTCTGAGCACAGGACTCGAACAGACAAGGCTAAACCTTTTCGAATACGAGGCTAAGATCGAGGCCATAGATGCCATAAGGAGATACGCTGAGAAGCACGATAAGGTTGTGGCCTACCGCTGGGATGAATCCAGGTGGAGGGATGATCCAACATACATCACGGCCTCGGATCTTGACGGCATAGTTAAGCCGGTGGTTGCTTTCCGGCGGGATGGCCACATGGCCGTTGCTAACGATCAGGCCATGAGATCGATCGGACAGCACAGGCCAGACGGCATATTCAGGGAAGAGGACATGCAGATGCTTGATCCGCTGGTGAAACCTGGCGAAGAGGAATACGTTCAGGCCCTGCAGACCGCAATAGGTATATCTGCATCGCTCGGTATAACGGGCGTGCGCGACATAGTTGATCGGGCGACATACGATGCTTACAGAAGGATAAAGAGCAATGTTAGGATATTCAAGGTCATATACGCAGAGGATCTCTTTGCCGGTTTCGGATCCGATCCGTCTGACTGGGGCGTCAAGACGTTCCTCGACGGGTCGCTTGGAGCGAGGACTGCGGCACACGAAGGTTGGGACACGAAGAATCTGAAGATGAGCGAGCAGCAATTCGAGAGGTTCTGTGAGGGGACATGGTCCAGAAACCTGCCGGTTGCGGTGCATGCGATCGGAGATCTGGCCGTCAGGGTGGCCGCCGAGACCATGCACAGGCACGCTGGAAGGCAGAGGAACTCGATAGAACACTTCGAGCTTGTCGAGGACGGTGTACTCGATATCATAGACGCGAATACCATTGTATCTGCACAGCCCAATTTTCTTGAGTGGGCGGGCCATGGCGGCATGTATCAGGACAGGCTGGGCGAATCATGGCTTTACCGCAATAATCCATACAGGGATATACTCGATAAGGGCCTGAAACTGGCCTTCGGTTCCGATTCAATGCCCCTCGGTCCCATGTACGGAATACATTACGCCGTGAACAGCGAATTCAGCCAGCAGCGCATAACGTTTGATGAGGCCGTACGTTCGTACAGCGAAGCTGGATCATACCTGATCGGCGCTGAAAACTGGATCGGGAGGATAGAAACGGGATACTCCGCGGATTTCGCCGTCTTCAATGAAAGGAATATTGAGGACAGGAGGAGGTTAAAGGAAGCGAAGCCGCTGATGACCATCGTTCATGGAAACACGATATACGATGCATCTAGGGTTGATTCCTAG
- a CDS encoding alpha/beta hydrolase family protein, which translates to MRDQTVDDILGLRNIEEVKIAQNGKIVGTIVSDNFREYRKKEFRKIVYMFDEKFNILARYDGYGLHSLSFSDDGSAVFAEGNEIVVLSQSGMPVKYDTGMKVSSISFMSGKPLFTGTMETKKKEDDAYFFEEEDPFTNLYLMDSSGIKKITDNLQIWEFSSSDGVIYTVASKCPQESCWYASKVYRIVPGKDPEIIYDPGKRQIGKITTDGKRSAFLESVMSDRGVISGDIILYDGSARNITEGSTSSYSHVILCDNAVFALENDRTTFRIRNLDSGEIIWSGMGAVYPVYSPSFDHAADAFAFAFSSPADPPEIHLLRDAETKSSINSHLDGVSPYPAEIVEWKAKDGEDLYGILRLIDPKNPLIVYIHGGPTSFSYASFLDRTSIYLGYGFNVFAPNYRGSVGKGRRYAELNVGDLGGKDFDDVISGIEFLKNTGKIATDRIYITGGSYGGYMSALAVMKTDIFRASVSLFGISDWVSFHGVSNLHLWDRLHMDADPWAFKKYDEYSPIRIMHEPKTPTLLMHGIKDPYVPIGQYYEFYRFLKEKNCEVRMIVFPREGHGFTEKEHIRRQYMETIRFMKDH; encoded by the coding sequence ATGCGAGATCAGACTGTCGATGATATTCTAGGCCTTAGGAATATAGAGGAAGTGAAGATCGCACAGAATGGAAAGATCGTTGGAACGATTGTATCAGACAATTTCAGGGAGTACAGAAAGAAAGAGTTCAGGAAGATCGTGTACATGTTCGATGAAAAATTCAACATCCTGGCCAGATACGATGGCTACGGCCTTCATTCACTATCTTTTTCCGATGATGGGAGCGCCGTATTCGCGGAAGGAAACGAGATAGTAGTGTTGAGCCAATCCGGAATGCCGGTAAAATACGATACCGGCATGAAGGTATCATCCATAAGCTTCATGTCAGGCAAGCCTCTCTTTACAGGCACAATGGAGACAAAGAAAAAGGAGGATGATGCCTATTTCTTTGAAGAGGAGGATCCGTTCACGAACCTCTATCTCATGGACAGCTCTGGCATAAAGAAAATAACGGATAATCTACAGATCTGGGAATTTTCATCATCAGATGGTGTAATATATACTGTAGCTTCGAAATGCCCGCAGGAGAGCTGCTGGTACGCCTCGAAGGTGTACAGAATAGTCCCTGGAAAGGATCCGGAGATCATTTACGACCCAGGCAAGAGGCAGATAGGAAAGATAACCACGGATGGAAAGAGATCAGCGTTTCTCGAATCGGTGATGAGCGACCGCGGCGTAATATCCGGCGATATCATTCTCTATGATGGATCCGCCAGGAATATAACGGAGGGATCAACTAGCAGCTATTCCCACGTGATCCTGTGCGATAACGCGGTCTTTGCCCTTGAAAATGACAGGACGACGTTCCGAATAAGAAACTTGGACAGCGGGGAAATCATCTGGTCCGGCATGGGTGCGGTTTATCCGGTATATTCGCCATCGTTTGATCATGCCGCGGATGCGTTCGCCTTCGCTTTCTCTTCACCCGCAGATCCCCCGGAAATACATCTGCTTAGGGATGCAGAAACAAAATCATCCATAAATTCCCATCTTGATGGGGTCTCACCCTATCCTGCAGAGATCGTTGAATGGAAGGCTAAGGACGGGGAGGATCTCTATGGCATCCTGCGTTTGATCGATCCGAAGAATCCGCTGATAGTATACATCCATGGAGGCCCCACCTCGTTCTCCTACGCTTCGTTTCTTGACCGCACATCCATATACCTTGGATACGGATTCAACGTCTTTGCGCCGAATTATCGCGGAAGCGTTGGGAAGGGCAGGCGATACGCAGAGCTGAACGTGGGTGACCTCGGCGGAAAAGACTTCGATGACGTGATCTCCGGAATAGAATTCCTGAAAAATACAGGGAAGATAGCGACGGACAGGATATACATAACCGGTGGATCATACGGCGGCTACATGTCTGCGCTGGCAGTTATGAAGACAGACATCTTCAGAGCGTCAGTTTCGCTTTTCGGCATATCGGACTGGGTGTCGTTCCACGGAGTGAGCAACCTCCATCTCTGGGACAGGCTCCACATGGATGCCGATCCATGGGCATTCAAAAAGTACGATGAATACTCACCCATAAGGATAATGCATGAACCGAAAACGCCCACACTCCTGATGCATGGGATCAAGGATCCATACGTACCCATAGGCCAGTACTATGAATTTTACAGGTTCCTCAAGGAGAAGAACTGCGAGGTACGCATGATCGTTTTCCCCAGGGAGGGCCATGGATTCACGGAAAAGGAACATATAAGAAGGCAGTACATGGAAACGATTCGCTTTATGAAGGATCACTGA
- a CDS encoding DUF488 domain-containing protein, with the protein MAAIRIKRVYDQYSGDDGYRVFVEKLWPRGIKKEDLKMDLWAKDLAPSDDLRRWYSHDPEKWDEFRKRYRKELCSKKQLEDLRKVENLTLLVASKSELNGAAVIKEILEGWDDFEDFCSSVRGDQIMNRSHIDD; encoded by the coding sequence ATGGCAGCCATTAGAATCAAGAGGGTCTACGACCAGTATTCGGGTGATGATGGCTACAGAGTTTTTGTAGAGAAGCTGTGGCCTAGAGGCATCAAAAAGGAGGATCTGAAGATGGATCTGTGGGCAAAGGATCTGGCGCCCAGCGATGATCTCAGGAGATGGTATTCTCACGATCCGGAAAAATGGGATGAATTCAGAAAGAGGTACAGGAAGGAGCTGTGCAGTAAGAAACAGCTTGAGGATCTTAGAAAAGTTGAGAACCTGACCCTTCTAGTTGCATCCAAGAGCGAACTCAACGGTGCAGCTGTGATCAAGGAGATCCTTGAGGGATGGGACGATTTCGAGGATTTCTGTTCCAGCGTTCGCGGCGATCAGATCATGAATCGAAGTCACATCGATGACTAG
- a CDS encoding AMP-binding protein, with protein sequence MEHTRLHNKGLTLDKIFLKTLRTTHNGFLTDGKDRIGYGEFYDRVIAIAEELHRDLGENRTVSVMDWNTLNFATLLYAVPLSGNVLHPVDVRQPPEQVMSSMKEAQSSYLLYSADFGRLADAVKTSGIVKEDNIRSTKEVFDESTDHKPGNAGLPELEEDRIASVLFSSGTTGKPKGVRYRHRDIVLTIWAMETNLSAFPGPARLASSDTVFSLIPFFHLWSWGTLYISTLIGASYVVGGRFDPGSTSDLIKRNGVTWMSMVPTMFNALISWDRNSLDGMKILIGGSAIPSGILNFASDHQIELTGIYGFTDGLAAGIGTSNINGSLSERNADAVNAITPLVFTDFEVEGENNEIKFRSPWIPEGYFNVQEERAYRDGWFYPGDSAEFTQDGKIRIRDRIKDLIKSGGEFIPSALLEYYISEIGDIGDVAVIGVHDDKWIERPVAIYRTRSGATVNDEIIRSYLKDLSNKGLIRDWWIPDRFIPVDSMPMTGTGKIDKKTLRAMLEKGDLRTDRK encoded by the coding sequence ATGGAACACACAAGGCTGCACAACAAAGGTCTGACTCTAGATAAGATCTTTCTGAAAACACTGCGAACCACCCATAACGGTTTTCTGACGGATGGAAAGGATCGCATCGGATATGGAGAATTCTATGACAGAGTCATAGCCATAGCGGAAGAGCTTCACAGGGATCTTGGAGAAAACAGAACCGTATCAGTGATGGACTGGAATACTCTAAATTTCGCCACGCTGCTCTATGCGGTACCGCTATCAGGAAACGTACTTCATCCAGTGGATGTCAGGCAACCGCCTGAACAGGTGATGTCCTCCATGAAGGAAGCTCAAAGCAGCTATCTTCTGTATTCGGCAGATTTCGGCAGGCTTGCTGACGCCGTGAAAACTTCCGGCATCGTCAAGGAAGACAATATCAGGAGCACCAAGGAAGTGTTTGATGAGAGCACCGATCATAAGCCTGGGAATGCTGGTCTGCCGGAACTGGAAGAGGACAGGATAGCGTCGGTACTCTTTTCCAGCGGCACCACTGGCAAGCCCAAGGGCGTGAGGTACAGGCACAGAGATATAGTGCTGACCATATGGGCCATGGAGACCAATCTGTCTGCTTTTCCAGGCCCGGCAAGGTTGGCTTCTTCGGATACCGTATTCTCGCTGATTCCGTTCTTTCACCTCTGGTCCTGGGGAACGCTCTACATATCAACGCTCATAGGGGCCAGCTACGTGGTAGGAGGAAGATTCGACCCAGGATCCACATCGGATCTCATAAAGAGAAACGGCGTAACCTGGATGAGCATGGTTCCGACGATGTTCAATGCCCTTATCTCTTGGGACAGGAACTCTCTGGACGGTATGAAGATACTCATAGGCGGATCAGCAATACCGTCGGGCATACTCAACTTCGCCTCCGATCATCAGATTGAGCTGACCGGGATCTACGGATTCACCGATGGACTAGCAGCAGGAATAGGAACTTCGAACATAAACGGAAGCCTATCGGAAAGAAATGCTGATGCGGTGAACGCCATAACTCCATTGGTATTCACGGATTTCGAGGTGGAGGGAGAAAACAACGAAATCAAATTCAGATCTCCATGGATACCAGAGGGCTACTTCAATGTTCAGGAGGAAAGGGCATACAGGGACGGCTGGTTCTATCCGGGCGATTCCGCAGAATTCACGCAGGACGGCAAGATAAGGATAAGGGACAGGATAAAGGATCTGATCAAGAGCGGCGGAGAATTCATTCCAAGCGCACTTCTCGAATACTATATCTCCGAAATAGGCGATATAGGCGATGTCGCTGTAATAGGTGTTCATGACGATAAATGGATAGAAAGGCCTGTTGCGATCTACCGGACAAGAAGCGGTGCCACCGTAAATGACGAAATCATCAGGTCGTACCTGAAGGATCTTTCCAACAAAGGCTTAATCAGAGACTGGTGGATTCCTGATCGCTTTATTCCTGTGGACAGCATGCCCATGACCGGCACGGGAAAGATCGACAAAAAGACGCTCAGGGCCATGCTGGAGAAGGGGGATCTCAGAACGGATCGAAAGTAA
- a CDS encoding MBL fold metallo-hydrolase — MQLLIETFTVPIEIRALKTANIYRLETDDSAFLIDSGMSDNSIKSIEQNLKKIDFVFITHLHIDHLGGVLYLHEKYGIPAYMNHLDLDLIMNANEDRDGYIKRHSEIFRVNGVPPSMVEEIITMHPVIRYFDYYSKLDFVQDYRKINASGIKFVEVPGHSPGSTAVYIEDSRDLFAGDHILDRITPNIAVYGDEDDLGNYLESLEKVRAMKVDRIFPGHGNVITEPKIRIDDIEKHHHDRMRAIIAALKSPKTAYEVARDITWSKGRKMDTMNFMERNFAILETVSHLKHMDRKGMVRRIEENGIIKYSYIQ, encoded by the coding sequence ATGCAATTGCTCATAGAAACATTCACAGTGCCAATCGAGATAAGGGCACTCAAGACTGCCAATATATACAGGCTCGAAACCGATGATTCTGCATTCCTGATAGATTCAGGCATGTCCGATAATTCAATCAAATCCATAGAACAGAACCTTAAGAAGATCGATTTTGTGTTTATCACGCACCTCCACATCGACCACCTTGGGGGCGTCCTCTATCTCCATGAAAAATACGGCATACCGGCATACATGAATCATCTTGATCTCGATCTGATCATGAACGCCAATGAGGATCGCGATGGATACATAAAGAGGCACTCAGAGATCTTCAGGGTCAATGGAGTCCCGCCATCGATGGTTGAGGAGATAATAACCATGCATCCTGTGATACGGTACTTCGATTACTATTCGAAGTTGGATTTCGTTCAAGATTACAGGAAGATAAACGCCTCCGGTATTAAATTCGTAGAGGTGCCTGGCCACAGCCCTGGATCAACCGCGGTCTACATCGAGGATAGCCGCGATCTCTTTGCAGGGGATCATATACTCGACAGGATAACACCCAACATCGCCGTTTATGGAGATGAGGACGATCTTGGAAATTATCTGGAAAGCCTCGAGAAGGTCAGGGCCATGAAGGTGGATCGGATTTTTCCGGGCCATGGAAACGTGATAACAGAACCTAAGATCCGAATCGATGATATAGAGAAGCATCACCATGACAGGATGCGTGCCATCATCGCTGCCCTGAAGTCGCCCAAGACAGCCTACGAGGTTGCAAGGGACATAACCTGGAGCAAGGGCAGGAAGATGGATACGATGAACTTCATGGAGAGGAACTTTGCCATACTGGAAACGGTATCGCACCTCAAGCACATGGATCGCAAGGGCATGGTCAGGCGGATCGAGGAGAATGGAATAATTAAATATTCATACATACAATAA
- a CDS encoding TrpB-like pyridoxal phosphate-dependent enzyme, translated as MIRIDLKQDEMPDHWYNILPDLPEELPTPRDETGEAFDTLKKAVPAKVLEYEFSGERYPKIPDEILERYMQVGRPTPIIRAKKLEELLGGNLKIFLKMESYTYSGSHKINSALAHVFFAREEGAKFVSTETGAGQWGSAVALASALFHMESHIFMVRTSFYAKPYRKYMMYMYGAHPHPSPSEFTEYGREVLKRMPDTPGSLGLAISEAIHYALDNGGKYIAGSVINSDILFKTIAGMEAKKQMEMAGEDPDYIVGVVGGGSNYAALAFPFLADELSSGKIRRTYIASGSKEVPKMTEGEYRYDYPDTGKVLPLLKMYTIGYDFIPPAVYAGGLRYHAVAPTLSLLMNKGIVSARDYDQEEAFKWARIFSETEGYIPAPETSHALPILKEIADKNRGEKKTVLVSFSGHGLLDLGNYAEALHFE; from the coding sequence ATGATAAGAATAGATCTAAAACAGGACGAGATGCCAGATCACTGGTACAACATTTTGCCCGATCTCCCGGAGGAACTGCCAACACCCAGGGACGAGACTGGAGAGGCATTCGATACGCTTAAGAAGGCTGTGCCGGCAAAGGTTCTGGAGTACGAGTTTTCCGGCGAGCGCTATCCGAAGATACCTGATGAGATACTCGAGAGGTACATGCAGGTTGGCAGGCCGACCCCGATAATAAGGGCAAAGAAGCTGGAGGAATTGCTTGGAGGAAATCTGAAGATATTCCTGAAGATGGAATCCTACACGTATTCAGGTTCGCACAAGATAAACAGTGCGCTTGCGCATGTCTTCTTTGCGAGGGAGGAGGGCGCAAAATTCGTATCAACGGAAACGGGTGCAGGCCAGTGGGGTTCCGCAGTTGCCCTCGCCTCGGCGCTCTTCCACATGGAATCGCACATTTTCATGGTACGGACTAGTTTCTATGCAAAGCCATACCGCAAATACATGATGTACATGTACGGGGCACACCCCCATCCAAGTCCATCCGAATTCACAGAGTATGGAAGGGAAGTCCTGAAGAGGATGCCGGACACTCCAGGATCGCTTGGTCTAGCCATAAGCGAGGCCATACATTACGCACTTGACAATGGTGGAAAGTACATCGCTGGAAGTGTTATAAATTCGGACATACTTTTCAAAACAATAGCAGGCATGGAGGCAAAGAAGCAGATGGAGATGGCCGGTGAGGATCCGGATTACATAGTCGGTGTCGTTGGCGGTGGTTCGAACTACGCCGCACTTGCCTTCCCGTTCCTGGCCGACGAACTTTCCTCAGGAAAGATCAGGAGGACGTACATAGCCTCTGGATCGAAGGAGGTGCCCAAGATGACGGAGGGCGAATACAGGTATGATTATCCTGACACCGGGAAGGTTCTGCCCTTGCTCAAGATGTACACCATCGGTTACGACTTCATACCTCCGGCAGTTTACGCCGGCGGCCTGCGCTATCACGCAGTTGCCCCAACGCTAAGCCTGCTGATGAACAAGGGCATAGTGTCTGCAAGGGATTACGATCAGGAGGAGGCATTCAAATGGGCAAGGATATTCTCAGAAACGGAGGGTTACATACCTGCTCCAGAAACATCGCATGCACTTCCCATACTGAAGGAAATAGCAGATAAGAACAGAGGCGAGAAGAAGACCGTTCTTGTAAGCTTCTCCGGCCATGGCCTCCTCGATCTTGGCAACTATGCAGAAGCCCTGCATTTCGAATGA